Proteins encoded by one window of Rhodamnia argentea isolate NSW1041297 chromosome 6, ASM2092103v1, whole genome shotgun sequence:
- the LOC115734299 gene encoding zinc finger A20 and AN1 domain-containing stress-associated protein 3-like — protein MAEEHRCQAPRLCANNCGFFGSPATQDLCSKCYRDLQLKEQQSSNAKLAFTQTLTSSSSSAAAAASILDPSFASAPSQAAAVDCKAAPPVAFEAKPQEEEEEEEAVAAAPPAVSNRCSTCRRRVGLTGFKCRCGMTFCGSHRYPEQHDCGFDYKGLGREQISKANPLVKAEKLDKI, from the coding sequence atggcggaAGAGCACCGGTGCCAGGCTCCGCGCCTCTGCGCCAACAACTGCGGCTTCTTCGGGAGCCCCGCCACGCAGGATCTCTGCTCCAAGTGCTACCGCGACTTGCAGCTCAAGGAGCAGCAGTCCTCCAACGCCAAGCTCGCTTTCACCCAGACcctcacctcctcctcctcctccgccgccgccgccgcctcgaTCCTCGACCCTTCCTTCGCGTCGGCTCCGTCCCAGGCCGCGGCCGTCGACTGCAAGGCCGCCCCCCCTGTGGCCTTCGAGGCGAAGCcccaggaggaggaggaggaggaggaggccgtGGCGGCGGCGCCGCCGGCGGTGTCGAACCGGTGCTCGACGTGCAGGAGGCGCGTGGGGCTCACGGGGTTCAAGTGCAGGTGCGGGATGACCTTCTGCGGGTCGCACCGGTACCCGGAGCAGCACGATTGCGGGTTCGACTACAAAGGCTTGGGGAGAGAACAGATCTCCAAGGCCAACCCGCTCGTGAAGGCCGAGAAGCTGGATAAGATATGA